The DNA region GGGTATAGAGATGGGCTTATTGAAAACGATAGAAGAGAAACTCGGTCTGCTCAAATATGATCACGACCGGGCATCTCACATCGCCGTCGATCAAGAGAAATTTAAAACCGATGCGATGCAGGCAATCCTGTATGTTTGCCCGGCGCAGGTGTATGTGAAGAAGGAAGACGACGGCAGTTGTGTCGTAAATTTTGAGAATTGTGTCGAGTGCGGTACTTGCCGGATAGCGGCGCCCGGTCACGTGAAGTGGTTTTATCCCACTGGTGGCAAGGGCGTCATCTACCGCGAAGGATGATTCCGAATGTAGCTCAGACAATCCTGTCTGAGAAAAGCTGGAGTTTAAGTACTTCTGCCTAACGGACAAAACATAATCTCTTCGACTGTCTTCTCAATTTGTCGAACGCTGAAACAAAAAACGGACAGTCACGCACTACTTGTTTACGGTAAATCAATTTTTTTTCACTGGATTGAAATTGCGGCATTCGAAACCGACATTTCTCCTTCTTCTGATTGTTGTTTGTGTATTAGCCCAAACAACACTTTCTAACGCTCTCGAACCGATTCCAACAGTTATTAATTCCATCGATTCTTTGTACCGGTACGGTGAAATCGACGCTGCCGAACAACTTGCAGTTAGTGCGCTAAATCGGAAAGATGTTTCCTCTGAGGAACGCTTTCGATTGGAAATGTTGCTCGCCTACGCCTATGTCGCCAAGAATGACCGGGATGGCGCAAAGCAAGCGTTTCTACGAGCATTGACCTTAAAACCGGATTATCAACTCGATCCTGACGCTATCTCTCCGAAAATTTTTGAGATTTTTAGCGAAGCCCGCCATGTAATCCAATCGCAAACCACCACCTCGAAAGAAGACCTCCTTCGGTTGCGAAAATATGAAACACGCTGGCGTGGCACACCTTCCGGTTTACTATTTCCAGCCTGGGGGTTAGCTCGTCAGGAGAAGATCGCCCACGCTTGGATTTTTGGCTCGTTGGAAATCGCCGCAATCGGTGCAGCGACCTATGCAACAATTTCTACAGCCAATGCAAAAGACGACTACCAGAAAGCTCGTACCAATAACAACCCAGTCGAAAAATGGAACGATTACAAAGATTGGTACCGGAAACAGGGGTATCTCTGGGGTTCGGTCGGTCTTATCCATTTACTTGGTGTCAGTGATGTGTTGTTTGGCAAAGTACCAATCGAAAACACAGTAACCATTTCCTCACCGGACGGTTCCCCGACGGTCTCTTTCCAAGTGAACATTCTGCAATTCATGCATTGAAACTGCAATCTTTGCACACCTCACAATTGAAGCGATTATTATAAGTAATTGTAAAATAAGTAATAACTGTTTTCTGGGTAGTCGGAATCAGTTGGCACGGATCTTGTTATCTATTAGGACAGCTACTTGATCTGCAACTTTGACAGTTTCTCCCAAGCTTACTTAGATTTGCCTTCTGTGTGGGAAAAGATTGTCGGGGCACGGTTCACTTGCACAGCTTACGATGGTTCAACATCCCGACGCGCACGGAACAAGCCCGCTTCATCGCGGGCTTGTTTCGTTATACACCTTCATCACTCAGATTTTAACCACTTTCATGAGTACGGTTGACATTATTCCCACTCATTGAGTTAACGTTAAGATGAGTACGTGTGGAACTCGTGTCCACCCAACGACGACGAGATTCATCATAGCCTACGTCTACTCTTCGTGAATCTGGTAACTCGATTCAATCTCACACGCTTTACTAAGCATCGCACTCACCGAACAATACTTCGTGTGACTTAAATGCATTGCTTTTTCTACAGCGGCGGGATCGATTCCTTTTCCGGTGAAGTGATATACCAATCGGATTTTTGTAAACACCTTCGGGTGTTGATCGGCGCGGTCGGCATCGACATCGATCCAGTACTTTACAATCGGCTGCTTCATTTTTTGCAAAATGGAGATGATGTCCATGCCGCTGCACCCGGCGAGGGCGTGTAGTATTAGCTCGACTGGTCGGATTCCATGGAGGGGTTCGTTGGAATCGAGTCGTGATGCCAGTGGTAGTCCGTGACCGGTTTCAGCTTGTGAGTAAAACTGCAGACCATCAACCCACTTCATTTGAATCTTCATTGAATTTTCCTTTCTCAAGGTGGTTGTGTTGAGTTTGTCGGTGATTCTACCGATACTATAAAAGATAGCTAACAATGTTACGTAAAAAGCAAAGAAAAGTGCGGCATAGCACGCAAGAAATACATTGAATGTGCACAAAATGCGCACAATTCTACCACCTGAATTTTACAACGATTGAAATTGTAAAGAGTTGTAATCTGGTGTGATTTTTGCACAGTGATTGGTTAAGAGTTCTTCAACAAACTTTGATAGGAGGATCCGAACATGAGGAATGACTTCAAACCACAATTGGACGAAGGCACCGATTCCGTCCGCCAAGCTGGTTTCCTCTTGGCTTTTGTAGGTGCAATCCTACTTGTTTCCATTCTTGTTATATCAACGATGCAATTGCGCGGAACAACCCAGCAACGACCGGAAATCTCCTCGGTTCGTTAATCCGTACGATGTATCTTTGATATTGATAGCGCAGAAAGTCTGCGTGTGATGCGATGAAATCGATTTTAGTGAATGATGATGATAATGAACCATGGGATTGGGGATATAACTCCTCTGGAATTCCTTCGCCGAAACTCAACTAACGGTTATTCGATCGTATATGCAGTAGCAATGTCTACGTTGTTGCTGGCGGCATGTCTCGCCTATTTGAAATGGCAGACTACATCCTATTACTCCTCACACCACCAAATCGCAGAAATCCAGGCCTACTACACCGCGCAAGCCGCCATCATCCAAATCCCGCTGCAGCATCTGCGGGCGTCCGATTTGCGCAACCTCCAAACTCCTGCAGTCATTGCCTTCAACGATGGAGAAATCCCTAACATGGGAAAGTATGAGAACGTCAGAATCCAAAAAGTATTCGATAAAAGATTCGACAACTGGAAGAGTGAATTCGTTTGTGCGGCTACCGGTATTGCAACATTCGCTACCGGAAACAGTCGCTTAACTGAAGTGAAGCGAAGAGTGTATTGCCGGGTAAAAGTAAACTATGGTGGGTTAAATCGAATCATGTGGATGAACGATATTGAACAAACCCGATTTGGGGAGTTTATATGGTTCTTTTCGGGAGATACAATTGAAGGCAGATTCCATTCCAATAGTGACATTGGGGTTCATAGCGGTGCTGTTTTCAGAGGATTTGTTACAACTGTCGGAAGAATTCTAACCCCGAACGGCTCAATATTTTCTGCGTATCCACCACCGGGTTATCGTGAACACTATCCCCATCAGCACTATCCCTTTCAATACATTTCAATTCGGGAATCAGCCGTAAACACTGGCATTTGGCTTGATCGAGAAGGATCAAACTACATTCACGGACTACAAATCGTTGGAAATCAAGCGAATGTTTGGAAATGGCAAACCGGATCGGATTCGCCGTATGGCGAAATTGATCGAATAACTCAAACAATTTCATGGAACCCGGATGTTCCGTTTGCGATTTTCTGTACTGGCGATTTATGGATCAAAGGGTTCGTACGGGGAAATCTTGGAATCGGAGCAGAGGGGAATCTCAGGATAATGGATAACATCGTATATGAGGACGCACAAAATTATCCATACACCGTTCCCGAAACATCGCCGAACTTTTTGACATTAGTGAGTCATGCCCATGAACCAGTGATGAGAACGGATCCGTGGACGGGAGTACTCATCGCGAATACTTGGGAGAATGGTCGAGAGGATGGAGGAAATCACTTTCCCATTGGTACCAATCAAAACCGCCGCGATATCGCTATCCATGCATTCATCATCGTTCTCAATTCGAGTTTCACGTTTCAACAACACAACGATAACGAAGGGTATGAACCTTATGTTTATAGCTGCCCTGAACACCAACAAGATTTGCGCGGTTATCTCTACTTCAC from bacterium includes:
- a CDS encoding 4Fe-4S dicluster domain-containing protein, yielding MGLLKTIEEKLGLLKYDHDRASHIAVDQEKFKTDAMQAILYVCPAQVYVKKEDDGSCVVNFENCVECGTCRIAAPGHVKWFYPTGGKGVIYREG
- a CDS encoding OsmC family protein; protein product: MKIQMKWVDGLQFYSQAETGHGLPLASRLDSNEPLHGIRPVELILHALAGCSGMDIISILQKMKQPIVKYWIDVDADRADQHPKVFTKIRLVYHFTGKGIDPAAVEKAMHLSHTKYCSVSAMLSKACEIESSYQIHEE
- a CDS encoding DUF4900 domain-containing protein: MSTLLLAACLAYLKWQTTSYYSSHHQIAEIQAYYTAQAAIIQIPLQHLRASDLRNLQTPAVIAFNDGEIPNMGKYENVRIQKVFDKRFDNWKSEFVCAATGIATFATGNSRLTEVKRRVYCRVKVNYGGLNRIMWMNDIEQTRFGEFIWFFSGDTIEGRFHSNSDIGVHSGAVFRGFVTTVGRILTPNGSIFSAYPPPGYREHYPHQHYPFQYISIRESAVNTGIWLDREGSNYIHGLQIVGNQANVWKWQTGSDSPYGEIDRITQTISWNPDVPFAIFCTGDLWIKGFVRGNLGIGAEGNLRIMDNIVYEDAQNYPYTVPETSPNFLTLVSHAHEPVMRTDPWTGVLIANTWENGREDGGNHFPIGTNQNRRDIAIHAFIIVLNSSFTFQQHNDNEGYEPYVYSCPEHQQDLRGYLYFTGGLIQHRRGYFHRGNTETTGIRTGFYRVLKYDRRFNDVNPPFTNFPMDSTDRMFSVIGWYDDPRAAFQTNRRNTYELGDPPIRE